Proteins co-encoded in one Oncorhynchus kisutch isolate 150728-3 linkage group LG1, Okis_V2, whole genome shotgun sequence genomic window:
- the LOC109892379 gene encoding RNA polymerase II elongation factor ELL2 isoform X3, with protein sequence MLGRQRDDGGGLVKMAALSEDGRYGLNCGRRNADRVTVLHVKLTETAFRAIESHQTCKNVPSSRPTIQFKGLQGRIKIPKTDSLDGSQNFDFYLSNVGKDNPQGSFECIQQYVSSSGTPHLVSLGTVQDKVTVCATNDSYQVTRERMAQAEEDSRKRGTKVLKPVGQFRGKKVQIRKPAPSGSEPVAERKRSTPINPANTIRKCLANNPVSQRPYRDRLVHLLALRSYKKLELLARLQRDGVSQKDRSSLGSTLQQVANLNPKDNSYSLKDFVYRDVQRDWPGYSEDDRVQVNGILVRKLGLPTETLSSSSPLKDGLPASPQQKCQPELPVHFTDPLMPKKPRISHVTSQGPPAAPTPIPTSSSRERRAPQKEDDSHHSAAATTNTKRSSLPASTTTTAGPPLNHHHLPPPSQLQVSQRPPPSHQSGPGSNSNSPSTPEGRGTQDLPLDQSSTCLEPPSPIATSSPPSRTTDRYGPCMPPPASSSPQSHPALTISSSSSSSTIIPPPSPSSSKKSKKKSKKHKEKDREKERRKDVRSSKGDGPGVSPRGVPVVDAQRPRKRHRDKVEERQTPVIPAKSPVCLDEDTKERPVHSSDLSSTTVMPDYISKYTAVVSMDQRQTYKDEFNAEYEEYRVLHTRVENITRRFHHLDTESRRLPPGTKEYQEVHEEVLQEYNKMRQICVFNGCAKLLDVDRNWNTLSYTSIQSVPNMPNG encoded by the exons ATGCTCGGACGTCAGAGGGACGATGGTGGAGGGCTGGTAAAGATGGCGGCGCTCTCCGAGGATGGGAGGTATGGACTGAATTGTGGCCGACGGAATGCAGATCGAGTCACCGTATTGCACGTAAAATTGACAGAGACAGCTTTCAGAGCAATAGAGAGCCACCAAACCTGTAAG AATGTACCGTCCTCGCGGCCAACAATACAATTCAAGGGACTCCAAGGG CGCATTAAGATCCCAAAGACTGACTCTCTGGATGGCTCTCAGAACTTTGACTTCTATCTGTCCAACGTGGGCAAGGACAACCCTCAGGGAAGCTTTGAGTGCATCCAACAATATGTGTCCAG CTCAGGGACCCCCCACCTGGTGTCCTTGGGGACGGTTCAGGACAAAGTCACGGTGTGTGCCACCAACGACTCCTACCAGGTGACCCGGGAGCGCATGGCGCAGGCCGAGGAGGACAGTCGCAAACGAGGGACCAAGGTCCTCAAGCCTGTGGGCCAGTTCAGAG GTAAGAAAGTCCAGATCCGCAAGCCAGCGCCGTCAGGCTCCGAACCAGTTGCGGAGCGCAAACGCTCCACCCCCATCAACCCAGCCAACACCATCCGCAAGTGCCTTGCCAACAACCCGGTGTCCCAGCGGCCCTACCGCGACCGCCTCGTCCACCTGCTGGCTCTGCGCTCTTACAAGAAGCTGGAGCTACTGGCCAGGTTGCAACGGGACGGGGTCAGCCAGAAGGACCGCAGCTCTCTGGGGAGCACCCTGCAACAA GTGGCCAACCTGAACCCCAAAGATAACTCTTACTCTCTGAAGGACTTTGTGTACCGCGATGTGCAGAGGGACTGGCCGGGCTACTCCGAGGATGACCGCGTTCAGGTCAACGGGATCTTGGTTCG GAAACTGGGCCTTCCCACTGAGACACTTTCCTCCAGCAGTCCTCTTAAAGACGGCCTCCCGGCTTCCCCACAG CAGAAGTGCCAGCCCGAGTTGCCGGTTCACTTCACCGACCCCCTGATGCCGAAGAAGCCCCGCATCTCCCATGTCACCAGCCAAGGGCCCCCTGCCGCCCCAACCCCCATCCCCACCTCGTCCTCTAGAGAGCGCCGCGCCCCCCAGAAGGAGGACGACAGCCACCACAgcgctgctgccaccaccaacaCAAAGCGCTCGTCTCTCCCAGCCAGTACCACCACCACTGCTGGCCCGCccctcaaccaccaccaccttccccctccctcccagctccaggtttctCAACGACCTCCCCCGTCGCATCAGTCTGGCCCGGGCTCCAACTCTAACTCGCCCAGCACGCCCGAGGGCCGTGGCACCCAGGACCTGCCCCTGGACCAGAGCTCCACCTGCCTGGAACCCCCCTCACCGATAGCCACCTCCAGCCCCCCGAGCAGGACCACTGACCGTTATGGCCCCTGCATGCCGCCACCAGCCAGCTCCAGTCCACAAAGCCACCCAGCCCTCACCatctcttcatcctcctcatcctctaccattatcccccctccctcgCCAAGCAGTAGCAAGAAGTCCAAGAAAAAGTCAAAGAAGCACAAAGAGAAGGACCGCGAGAAGGAGAGGCGCAAGGATGTGCGAAGCAGTAAAGGCGATGGCCCTGGTGTCAGCCCCCGAGGGGTGCCGGTTGTGGACGCTCAGAGGCCCAGGAAGAGACACCGCGACAAGGTGGAGGAGAGACAAACGCCAGTCATCCCTGCCAAGAGCCCAGTCTGCCTGGACGAAG ACACTAAAGAGAGGCCAGTCCACTCGTCAGACCTATCCTCCACCACTGTGATGCCAGATTACATAAG TAAGTACACGGCAGTGGTGTCTATGGACCAGAGGCAGACCTACAAGGACGAATTCAACGCCGAGTATGAGGAGTACCGCGTCCTGCATACCCGTGTGGAGAACATCACCCGCCGCTTCCACCATCTAGACACCGAGTCCAGGAGGCTGCCTCCCGGCACCAAAGAGTACCAG GAAGTACATGAAGAAGTGTTGCAGGAGTACAATAAAATGAGACAA ATATGTGTTTTCAATggatgtgcgaagttgctggatgttgacaggaactggaacacgctgtcgtatacGTCAATCCAGAGCGTCCCAAACAtgcccaatgggtga
- the LOC109892379 gene encoding RNA polymerase II elongation factor ELL2 isoform X2: MLGRQRDDGGGLVKMAALSEDGRYGLNCGRRNADRVTVLHVKLTETAFRAIESHQTCKNVPSSRPTIQFKGLQGRIKIPKTDSLDGSQNFDFYLSNVGKDNPQGSFECIQQYVSSSGTPHLVSLGTVQDKVTVCATNDSYQVTRERMAQAEEDSRKRGTKVLKPVGQFRGKKVQIRKPAPSGSEPVAERKRSTPINPANTIRKCLANNPVSQRPYRDRLVHLLALRSYKKLELLARLQRDGVSQKDRSSLGSTLQQVANLNPKDNSYSLKDFVYRDVQRDWPGYSEDDRVQVNGILVRKLGLPTETLSSSSPLKDGLPASPQKCQPELPVHFTDPLMPKKPRISHVTSQGPPAAPTPIPTSSSRERRAPQKEDDSHHSAAATTNTKRSSLPASTTTTAGPPLNHHHLPPPSQLQVSQRPPPSHQSGPGSNSNSPSTPEGRGTQDLPLDQSSTCLEPPSPIATSSPPSRTTDRYGPCMPPPASSSPQSHPALTISSSSSSSTIIPPPSPSSSKKSKKKSKKHKEKDREKERRKDVRSSKGDGPGVSPRGVPVVDAQRPRKRHRDKVEERQTPVIPAKSPVCLDEDTKERPVHSSDLSSTTVMPDYISKYTAVVSMDQRQTYKDEFNAEYEEYRVLHTRVENITRRFHHLDTESRRLPPGTKEYQEVHEEVLQEYNKMRQHSPNYQVEKQRCEYLHNKLAHIKRLIADFDQRRAQSWR; encoded by the exons ATGCTCGGACGTCAGAGGGACGATGGTGGAGGGCTGGTAAAGATGGCGGCGCTCTCCGAGGATGGGAGGTATGGACTGAATTGTGGCCGACGGAATGCAGATCGAGTCACCGTATTGCACGTAAAATTGACAGAGACAGCTTTCAGAGCAATAGAGAGCCACCAAACCTGTAAG AATGTACCGTCCTCGCGGCCAACAATACAATTCAAGGGACTCCAAGGG CGCATTAAGATCCCAAAGACTGACTCTCTGGATGGCTCTCAGAACTTTGACTTCTATCTGTCCAACGTGGGCAAGGACAACCCTCAGGGAAGCTTTGAGTGCATCCAACAATATGTGTCCAG CTCAGGGACCCCCCACCTGGTGTCCTTGGGGACGGTTCAGGACAAAGTCACGGTGTGTGCCACCAACGACTCCTACCAGGTGACCCGGGAGCGCATGGCGCAGGCCGAGGAGGACAGTCGCAAACGAGGGACCAAGGTCCTCAAGCCTGTGGGCCAGTTCAGAG GTAAGAAAGTCCAGATCCGCAAGCCAGCGCCGTCAGGCTCCGAACCAGTTGCGGAGCGCAAACGCTCCACCCCCATCAACCCAGCCAACACCATCCGCAAGTGCCTTGCCAACAACCCGGTGTCCCAGCGGCCCTACCGCGACCGCCTCGTCCACCTGCTGGCTCTGCGCTCTTACAAGAAGCTGGAGCTACTGGCCAGGTTGCAACGGGACGGGGTCAGCCAGAAGGACCGCAGCTCTCTGGGGAGCACCCTGCAACAA GTGGCCAACCTGAACCCCAAAGATAACTCTTACTCTCTGAAGGACTTTGTGTACCGCGATGTGCAGAGGGACTGGCCGGGCTACTCCGAGGATGACCGCGTTCAGGTCAACGGGATCTTGGTTCG GAAACTGGGCCTTCCCACTGAGACACTTTCCTCCAGCAGTCCTCTTAAAGACGGCCTCCCGGCTTCCCCACAG AAGTGCCAGCCCGAGTTGCCGGTTCACTTCACCGACCCCCTGATGCCGAAGAAGCCCCGCATCTCCCATGTCACCAGCCAAGGGCCCCCTGCCGCCCCAACCCCCATCCCCACCTCGTCCTCTAGAGAGCGCCGCGCCCCCCAGAAGGAGGACGACAGCCACCACAgcgctgctgccaccaccaacaCAAAGCGCTCGTCTCTCCCAGCCAGTACCACCACCACTGCTGGCCCGCccctcaaccaccaccaccttccccctccctcccagctccaggtttctCAACGACCTCCCCCGTCGCATCAGTCTGGCCCGGGCTCCAACTCTAACTCGCCCAGCACGCCCGAGGGCCGTGGCACCCAGGACCTGCCCCTGGACCAGAGCTCCACCTGCCTGGAACCCCCCTCACCGATAGCCACCTCCAGCCCCCCGAGCAGGACCACTGACCGTTATGGCCCCTGCATGCCGCCACCAGCCAGCTCCAGTCCACAAAGCCACCCAGCCCTCACCatctcttcatcctcctcatcctctaccattatcccccctccctcgCCAAGCAGTAGCAAGAAGTCCAAGAAAAAGTCAAAGAAGCACAAAGAGAAGGACCGCGAGAAGGAGAGGCGCAAGGATGTGCGAAGCAGTAAAGGCGATGGCCCTGGTGTCAGCCCCCGAGGGGTGCCGGTTGTGGACGCTCAGAGGCCCAGGAAGAGACACCGCGACAAGGTGGAGGAGAGACAAACGCCAGTCATCCCTGCCAAGAGCCCAGTCTGCCTGGACGAAG ACACTAAAGAGAGGCCAGTCCACTCGTCAGACCTATCCTCCACCACTGTGATGCCAGATTACATAAG TAAGTACACGGCAGTGGTGTCTATGGACCAGAGGCAGACCTACAAGGACGAATTCAACGCCGAGTATGAGGAGTACCGCGTCCTGCATACCCGTGTGGAGAACATCACCCGCCGCTTCCACCATCTAGACACCGAGTCCAGGAGGCTGCCTCCCGGCACCAAAGAGTACCAG GAAGTACATGAAGAAGTGTTGCAGGAGTACAATAAAATGAGACAA
- the LOC109892379 gene encoding RNA polymerase II elongation factor ELL2 isoform X1 translates to MLGRQRDDGGGLVKMAALSEDGRYGLNCGRRNADRVTVLHVKLTETAFRAIESHQTCKNVPSSRPTIQFKGLQGRIKIPKTDSLDGSQNFDFYLSNVGKDNPQGSFECIQQYVSSSGTPHLVSLGTVQDKVTVCATNDSYQVTRERMAQAEEDSRKRGTKVLKPVGQFRGKKVQIRKPAPSGSEPVAERKRSTPINPANTIRKCLANNPVSQRPYRDRLVHLLALRSYKKLELLARLQRDGVSQKDRSSLGSTLQQVANLNPKDNSYSLKDFVYRDVQRDWPGYSEDDRVQVNGILVRKLGLPTETLSSSSPLKDGLPASPQQKCQPELPVHFTDPLMPKKPRISHVTSQGPPAAPTPIPTSSSRERRAPQKEDDSHHSAAATTNTKRSSLPASTTTTAGPPLNHHHLPPPSQLQVSQRPPPSHQSGPGSNSNSPSTPEGRGTQDLPLDQSSTCLEPPSPIATSSPPSRTTDRYGPCMPPPASSSPQSHPALTISSSSSSSTIIPPPSPSSSKKSKKKSKKHKEKDREKERRKDVRSSKGDGPGVSPRGVPVVDAQRPRKRHRDKVEERQTPVIPAKSPVCLDEDTKERPVHSSDLSSTTVMPDYISKYTAVVSMDQRQTYKDEFNAEYEEYRVLHTRVENITRRFHHLDTESRRLPPGTKEYQEVHEEVLQEYNKMRQHSPNYQVEKQRCEYLHNKLAHIKRLIADFDQRRAQSWR, encoded by the exons ATGCTCGGACGTCAGAGGGACGATGGTGGAGGGCTGGTAAAGATGGCGGCGCTCTCCGAGGATGGGAGGTATGGACTGAATTGTGGCCGACGGAATGCAGATCGAGTCACCGTATTGCACGTAAAATTGACAGAGACAGCTTTCAGAGCAATAGAGAGCCACCAAACCTGTAAG AATGTACCGTCCTCGCGGCCAACAATACAATTCAAGGGACTCCAAGGG CGCATTAAGATCCCAAAGACTGACTCTCTGGATGGCTCTCAGAACTTTGACTTCTATCTGTCCAACGTGGGCAAGGACAACCCTCAGGGAAGCTTTGAGTGCATCCAACAATATGTGTCCAG CTCAGGGACCCCCCACCTGGTGTCCTTGGGGACGGTTCAGGACAAAGTCACGGTGTGTGCCACCAACGACTCCTACCAGGTGACCCGGGAGCGCATGGCGCAGGCCGAGGAGGACAGTCGCAAACGAGGGACCAAGGTCCTCAAGCCTGTGGGCCAGTTCAGAG GTAAGAAAGTCCAGATCCGCAAGCCAGCGCCGTCAGGCTCCGAACCAGTTGCGGAGCGCAAACGCTCCACCCCCATCAACCCAGCCAACACCATCCGCAAGTGCCTTGCCAACAACCCGGTGTCCCAGCGGCCCTACCGCGACCGCCTCGTCCACCTGCTGGCTCTGCGCTCTTACAAGAAGCTGGAGCTACTGGCCAGGTTGCAACGGGACGGGGTCAGCCAGAAGGACCGCAGCTCTCTGGGGAGCACCCTGCAACAA GTGGCCAACCTGAACCCCAAAGATAACTCTTACTCTCTGAAGGACTTTGTGTACCGCGATGTGCAGAGGGACTGGCCGGGCTACTCCGAGGATGACCGCGTTCAGGTCAACGGGATCTTGGTTCG GAAACTGGGCCTTCCCACTGAGACACTTTCCTCCAGCAGTCCTCTTAAAGACGGCCTCCCGGCTTCCCCACAG CAGAAGTGCCAGCCCGAGTTGCCGGTTCACTTCACCGACCCCCTGATGCCGAAGAAGCCCCGCATCTCCCATGTCACCAGCCAAGGGCCCCCTGCCGCCCCAACCCCCATCCCCACCTCGTCCTCTAGAGAGCGCCGCGCCCCCCAGAAGGAGGACGACAGCCACCACAgcgctgctgccaccaccaacaCAAAGCGCTCGTCTCTCCCAGCCAGTACCACCACCACTGCTGGCCCGCccctcaaccaccaccaccttccccctccctcccagctccaggtttctCAACGACCTCCCCCGTCGCATCAGTCTGGCCCGGGCTCCAACTCTAACTCGCCCAGCACGCCCGAGGGCCGTGGCACCCAGGACCTGCCCCTGGACCAGAGCTCCACCTGCCTGGAACCCCCCTCACCGATAGCCACCTCCAGCCCCCCGAGCAGGACCACTGACCGTTATGGCCCCTGCATGCCGCCACCAGCCAGCTCCAGTCCACAAAGCCACCCAGCCCTCACCatctcttcatcctcctcatcctctaccattatcccccctccctcgCCAAGCAGTAGCAAGAAGTCCAAGAAAAAGTCAAAGAAGCACAAAGAGAAGGACCGCGAGAAGGAGAGGCGCAAGGATGTGCGAAGCAGTAAAGGCGATGGCCCTGGTGTCAGCCCCCGAGGGGTGCCGGTTGTGGACGCTCAGAGGCCCAGGAAGAGACACCGCGACAAGGTGGAGGAGAGACAAACGCCAGTCATCCCTGCCAAGAGCCCAGTCTGCCTGGACGAAG ACACTAAAGAGAGGCCAGTCCACTCGTCAGACCTATCCTCCACCACTGTGATGCCAGATTACATAAG TAAGTACACGGCAGTGGTGTCTATGGACCAGAGGCAGACCTACAAGGACGAATTCAACGCCGAGTATGAGGAGTACCGCGTCCTGCATACCCGTGTGGAGAACATCACCCGCCGCTTCCACCATCTAGACACCGAGTCCAGGAGGCTGCCTCCCGGCACCAAAGAGTACCAG GAAGTACATGAAGAAGTGTTGCAGGAGTACAATAAAATGAGACAA